One Caldalkalibacillus uzonensis DNA window includes the following coding sequences:
- a CDS encoding response regulator transcription factor, with protein MNKFHILIVDDEWNMRNLLRIHLTKAGFQVSEAKNGQEALELIEQQNVDLIILDLMMPDMDGLDVCAKIRQTKQTPILMLTARTDTKDKVDGLNVGADDYLTKPFEAEELVARVHALLRRAYRGEAQLNKGILTFRKLKIDPAGRKVIVAGQPVHFTPKEFSLLLLLASHPERVFTREHLLYHIWGEDYIGDERTVDTHIKSIRAKFRQAGLSYNPIQTVWGVGYKFKGREGQT; from the coding sequence GTGAACAAGTTTCATATTCTTATTGTTGACGATGAATGGAACATGAGAAACCTGTTGCGCATTCATTTGACTAAAGCAGGATTTCAAGTGAGTGAAGCCAAAAATGGACAGGAAGCATTAGAACTGATAGAACAACAAAATGTGGACTTGATTATTCTTGATTTAATGATGCCGGATATGGATGGTTTGGATGTATGTGCAAAGATTCGCCAAACAAAGCAGACACCTATCCTCATGTTGACGGCTCGAACAGACACAAAGGATAAGGTTGATGGGCTTAATGTCGGAGCGGATGACTACTTGACCAAGCCGTTTGAAGCGGAGGAGCTCGTTGCCCGGGTTCATGCTTTGCTTAGAAGGGCTTACAGGGGCGAAGCACAGTTAAATAAAGGGATATTAACGTTTCGTAAGTTAAAAATCGATCCGGCAGGAAGAAAAGTGATCGTTGCCGGACAACCTGTTCATTTTACGCCAAAAGAGTTTAGCCTGTTATTATTACTGGCCAGTCATCCTGAACGCGTATTTACCCGGGAACATTTGCTGTACCACATTTGGGGAGAAGATTATATTGGGGATGAACGAACGGTTGATACCCATATTAAAAGTATACGGGCTAAGTTTCGTCAAGCGGGCCTGTCCTATAATCCCATCCAGACAGTATGGGGAGTAGGCTACAAGTTTAAGGGACGTGAAGGGCAGACATGA
- a CDS encoding ABC transporter permease subunit — protein sequence MAYVWKEWQEQIRSQGLWLVMGMFVFSSLMLISDFRAYPTDQRYDMYLVTFYNVSQYLLPLFSLFVGSFAIWQEKEQKTLLILIAKKESFLTFYFKKSIALQSVLLGLFMAVYVFLSFLLKLFIGFHRQGFLIFLFTIMALLYVFNQIGLSLGSLCHSRLQLVGASIMTWFFFAFLFDLGLLKLLPLITYDNVQLFSLLFFLQPIQAGRIYLEAGLGLFPLDQLSRLMALMLWLSPGVFLVLNVLVWTGVSFFAAWAGQWKGVR from the coding sequence ATGGCTTACGTATGGAAAGAATGGCAGGAACAAATACGGAGTCAGGGACTGTGGCTGGTCATGGGTATGTTTGTCTTTTCCTCGCTGATGCTGATCAGTGATTTTAGGGCGTATCCCACTGACCAGCGTTATGACATGTATCTGGTAACTTTTTATAATGTTTCTCAATATCTTCTTCCCCTGTTTAGTTTGTTTGTGGGGTCGTTTGCAATCTGGCAAGAAAAAGAGCAAAAAACACTGCTGATTCTCATAGCCAAAAAGGAATCATTTCTTACCTTCTATTTTAAAAAAAGCATTGCACTGCAAAGTGTACTGCTGGGCTTGTTCATGGCCGTCTACGTATTCCTTTCGTTTCTCTTAAAACTGTTCATCGGCTTTCACAGGCAAGGCTTTTTGATATTCCTGTTCACCATCATGGCCCTTTTATATGTGTTTAACCAGATCGGGTTAAGTCTGGGCAGTCTGTGTCACTCACGTTTACAACTAGTTGGGGCTTCTATTATGACCTGGTTTTTCTTTGCCTTTTTGTTTGATCTTGGTCTCTTAAAATTGTTGCCCCTCATTACCTATGATAATGTGCAGCTGTTTTCTCTGCTTTTCTTTCTGCAGCCCATTCAGGCAGGGCGGATCTATCTTGAAGCAGGGCTTGGCCTTTTTCCATTGGACCAATTGTCACGGCTGATGGCGCTGATGTTGTGGCTTTCACCAGGGGTCTTCCTGGTGCTTAATGTGCTGGTTTGGACCGGCGTGTCATTTTTTGCTGCCTGGGCAGGGCAATGGAAGGGGGTTCGCTGA
- a CDS encoding ABC transporter ATP-binding protein, which produces MITIQGLSQNYHNQTVLRDIHLTIDEHERCALVGRNGSGKTTLIHTLLGFIPFKKGQVLLNGIPVHRQEWKAYVSYLPEKFSLYPHLTGGENISFFAGIEGKKVDEEKVKACLKKVGLWGDKDKQVKGYSKGMLQRLGLGIMLYFDTPIMILDEPTSGLDPHGRAQFLSILKDLQDKTILFSSHHMDEIKQICTHVALLEDGVITKFTLEEFNREQHKRGWLT; this is translated from the coding sequence ATGATCACCATTCAAGGTTTGTCTCAAAATTATCACAACCAGACTGTTTTAAGAGATATTCACTTAACCATTGATGAGCATGAACGGTGTGCCCTTGTCGGACGTAACGGATCAGGAAAAACGACACTGATCCATACTCTGTTAGGTTTTATCCCTTTTAAAAAAGGCCAGGTTTTACTCAACGGCATTCCCGTTCACCGACAGGAGTGGAAAGCTTATGTTTCCTATTTGCCGGAAAAATTCAGTTTGTACCCTCACTTGACAGGGGGGGAAAACATCAGCTTTTTTGCGGGTATTGAAGGCAAAAAGGTGGATGAAGAGAAGGTGAAAGCGTGTCTAAAGAAGGTCGGTTTGTGGGGAGACAAAGATAAGCAGGTCAAAGGCTATTCCAAGGGGATGTTACAACGTTTGGGACTGGGTATCATGCTTTATTTCGATACCCCAATCATGATTTTGGATGAACCGACCAGCGGCCTTGACCCCCACGGGCGGGCTCAGTTTTTATCCATTCTGAAAGATTTACAGGACAAAACGATTCTGTTTTCCTCTCATCATATGGATGAGATTAAGCAGATTTGTACCCATGTGGCTTTGTTGGAAGATGGTGTCATCACTAAGTTTACACTGGAGGAATTTAATCGGGAACAACATAAACGGGGATGGTTGACATGA
- a CDS encoding urease accessory protein UreH domain-containing protein has translation MDWYIQFVQWLSFISEPLSNLYHSQQTPILGALLLGILGAVAPCQISANMGAISYTTNRMAQGKKWLTEIVSFFAGKTFVYFLLGLLVLWMGKELEALTIPVFQATRKIIGPLFLITGLYFVGWIKIRGLFTERLLKYRGLTEKFSGNKRAFSLGVLLSLAFCPTMFLIFFGLLMPLVLGITGYGFILPLLFSIGTFIPVLLFFVLAFSFGVDRAFMKKSKKVARIIQVMTGIIFIVLGIHDIILYWTLS, from the coding sequence ATGGATTGGTATATTCAGTTTGTGCAATGGTTATCTTTTATCAGTGAGCCCTTAAGTAATCTTTATCATTCTCAACAAACTCCGATTCTTGGAGCCTTATTGTTAGGGATATTAGGTGCTGTAGCCCCTTGCCAGATTTCAGCTAACATGGGGGCCATCTCGTATACGACAAACCGAATGGCACAAGGTAAGAAATGGCTCACCGAAATCGTGAGTTTTTTTGCAGGGAAAACTTTCGTGTATTTTTTATTAGGATTATTGGTTCTGTGGATGGGCAAAGAGCTCGAAGCTTTGACCATTCCGGTTTTTCAGGCTACTCGAAAAATAATTGGTCCATTGTTTTTGATCACGGGTCTTTATTTTGTTGGTTGGATTAAAATCAGGGGACTATTTACGGAAAGATTACTTAAATATCGAGGCCTAACCGAGAAGTTTTCCGGCAATAAGCGGGCTTTCTCTTTGGGAGTTTTATTGTCTCTCGCCTTTTGCCCCACTATGTTTTTAATCTTTTTTGGTTTATTGATGCCTTTGGTGTTAGGGATCACGGGATATGGATTTATACTACCATTATTGTTTTCTATTGGTACGTTTATCCCCGTGTTGCTTTTCTTCGTGCTGGCTTTTAGCTTTGGAGTGGATCGTGCCTTTATGAAGAAATCAAAAAAAGTGGCACGCATCATTCAGGTCATGACTGGTATCATTTTCATTGTGCTTGGTATTCATGACATTATTTTGTACTGGACGCTATCTTAA
- a CDS encoding plastocyanin/azurin family copper-binding protein, with amino-acid sequence MSREKWQLCVLLAILLVFVALAPVSQACDFCNVKFMEMQEEKAETSLQAREILDLVRGDNAPYRVTPLTTDNKQPDKADEQEPIEILQPMNDKQNGCTGCDGLPPTSYVPQDVEPDKKFTLTLKEGDVYLGKGVLYSGFTIDDKIPGPTLIVKQNDIVEIEVVNTGKIPHGMSIHAAYTQTSKYVGQIGAGETKSIKFKVTYPGVYMYHCAPGGHAIPMHTLFGQYGMLVVLPDDGYELEKRGEKPDVELYLIQHEMYKTGKDAIMGDPLYVLFNGQLFRYVEDPIKVRPGDNVRIYFLNVGPNIISTLHIVGVVWDHVYWQGHPDNVFVGGQTVLAGPSDSWVIDFRIPEDEGNYLLVTHAFGSATRGAIGAFSASYDHEEVVSVILADGPTYTEEELAEFRELAERIISPYEPTDIDEPFIITPEQQKATVEIIGNSFYPKVLKVPVGTEVEWINEDIFTYAEGEFAGIHDVAATSGPEMFASPLLGHGEKFSYTFTEVGEYEYICIPHPYMKGKVIVYDSDEKSGSQQASFNMWYALPLALAGMIVLPIIIRKFRS; translated from the coding sequence ATGTCCAGAGAAAAATGGCAGTTGTGTGTCCTGTTGGCTATTTTGCTTGTTTTTGTTGCTCTTGCTCCTGTCTCTCAGGCTTGTGACTTCTGTAATGTGAAGTTTATGGAAATGCAAGAAGAGAAGGCTGAAACATCCCTGCAAGCCAGGGAAATACTAGATCTTGTCAGGGGAGATAATGCACCTTACAGAGTCACGCCCTTGACGACAGATAACAAGCAGCCTGACAAGGCAGATGAACAGGAGCCAATTGAAATTTTGCAACCCATGAACGACAAGCAGAATGGGTGTACAGGTTGTGACGGCCTTCCTCCCACCAGTTATGTTCCGCAAGATGTGGAGCCGGACAAAAAGTTTACGCTGACGTTAAAAGAAGGGGACGTTTATCTAGGTAAAGGCGTACTGTACAGCGGTTTTACTATCGACGATAAAATTCCCGGACCTACCTTGATCGTTAAGCAAAACGACATTGTTGAGATTGAAGTGGTCAACACCGGCAAGATTCCCCACGGCATGTCCATCCATGCCGCTTACACTCAAACGTCTAAATATGTAGGCCAGATTGGAGCCGGGGAAACAAAGAGCATCAAGTTCAAGGTTACTTATCCTGGTGTCTATATGTATCATTGTGCCCCGGGTGGTCATGCTATCCCCATGCATACCTTGTTTGGACAGTATGGGATGCTGGTGGTACTGCCAGATGATGGATATGAACTGGAAAAAAGGGGCGAAAAACCGGATGTAGAGCTGTATCTGATCCAACACGAAATGTACAAAACAGGTAAGGATGCTATTATGGGAGATCCTCTGTATGTGCTGTTTAACGGCCAGCTGTTTCGTTATGTTGAAGACCCGATCAAAGTGCGCCCCGGTGATAATGTACGCATTTATTTTCTTAACGTTGGACCTAACATCATATCTACATTGCACATCGTTGGCGTAGTCTGGGATCATGTCTATTGGCAAGGCCATCCCGATAATGTATTTGTTGGCGGCCAGACAGTACTGGCAGGACCATCTGATTCCTGGGTGATAGACTTTAGAATCCCTGAAGATGAGGGCAACTATCTCTTAGTCACCCATGCTTTTGGAAGTGCTACCAGAGGAGCGATCGGTGCATTTTCAGCCAGTTACGATCATGAAGAAGTGGTCAGCGTCATCCTGGCTGACGGACCGACCTATACAGAAGAGGAGTTGGCCGAGTTCCGTGAATTGGCAGAGCGCATTATCTCACCTTATGAACCTACCGATATCGATGAACCATTTATTATCACACCAGAGCAGCAAAAGGCTACGGTAGAAATTATCGGCAATTCCTTCTACCCCAAGGTGTTGAAAGTGCCTGTAGGAACAGAGGTTGAATGGATCAATGAAGATATCTTTACCTATGCTGAGGGCGAGTTTGCGGGTATCCATGATGTAGCGGCCACCTCAGGACCTGAAATGTTTGCCTCACCGTTGTTGGGACATGGCGAGAAGTTTAGCTATACCTTCACAGAAGTAGGCGAATATGAATATATTTGTATTCCCCATCCCTACATGAAAGGAAAAGTAATCGTTTACGATTCAGATGAGAAAAGCGGTTCACAACAAGCAAGCTTTAACATGTGGTATGCACTGCCGCTAGCTCTTGCCGGGATGATTGTATTGCCCATTATCATCCGCAAATTCCGCTCCTAA
- a CDS encoding cytochrome C — protein sequence MKSKIIAFLISFLVAFGGTYLFFQYSGSSTGSDQGSVVGNEVEDEGGEQSIGEMVDAQSGEPLERLGCLNCHAVSSLGIQGGTAGPDLSDAYYVVEGKHGKKLEEYLQAPSSAVMSGVIESNPLTDEDIEALVSLLKEAAEKQ from the coding sequence ATGAAGAGCAAGATCATCGCTTTTTTGATCAGCTTTTTGGTTGCGTTTGGCGGAACCTACTTATTTTTTCAATACTCAGGAAGCTCAACAGGGTCTGACCAGGGTTCCGTGGTTGGTAATGAAGTGGAAGATGAGGGAGGTGAACAAAGTATTGGTGAAATGGTAGATGCACAGTCTGGGGAGCCTTTGGAGCGTTTGGGTTGCCTCAACTGTCATGCCGTTTCTTCCTTGGGGATTCAGGGAGGTACAGCCGGACCTGATTTATCTGATGCTTACTATGTGGTAGAAGGAAAACATGGGAAAAAACTGGAGGAATATTTACAGGCACCGTCCTCAGCCGTGATGTCCGGTGTGATAGAATCCAACCCATTAACAGATGAGGATATCGAAGCGCTGGTTTCCCTTTTGAAAGAAGCAGCTGAAAAACAATAG
- the nosD gene encoding nitrous oxide reductase family maturation protein NosD, producing the protein MTRNGERRRWHYAFILFLLGLLFISALAHLSPDKVSGQDGRQEFYDLQARINQTTDNGTLYLEPGIYHGNVVIDKPLTLVGSGETVIRGDGTGDVLTITASGVTVKNVHIENSSFSRNFEDEFAGIKVLSNDNLVQNVTIKQAFHGVYLRYADHNRLINITATGQGFGIIGGQGNGIHALYAHHNEITKSQFTGFCDGIYLDNADHNVIQDNLLQENRYGFHTMYASSNKIIGNRFVRNTGGAAIMHSREGKIKDNTFIFHQGPRSFALLLQASNQHQVHDNRFYFNQRALYADHAHEHRVAANLFAANKLAVELWGSSGYLTFTQNRFVQNVITAVKVGGHPQQVFWGEAGKGNYWGVPLLDLDQDGVGDIPFQYQSALSQLVEQSEMFHLFINSPALTLYEQIQRILERQEVVLEDPYPLIGRGGSAYAQWWMAAAALILSAGWYEYRSRRRTR; encoded by the coding sequence ATGACCAGGAACGGGGAAAGGAGAAGATGGCACTACGCTTTCATTTTATTCCTCCTGGGCCTCCTGTTTATTTCCGCTTTGGCTCACTTGAGTCCGGATAAGGTTTCTGGTCAAGATGGCAGACAGGAATTTTATGATTTACAAGCGCGGATTAACCAAACCACTGACAACGGTACATTATACTTGGAACCAGGCATTTATCATGGCAATGTGGTTATCGACAAACCACTGACCTTGGTTGGCAGCGGTGAGACTGTCATCCGTGGAGACGGAACAGGCGATGTGCTTACCATCACAGCTTCCGGTGTTACAGTGAAGAATGTGCACATAGAGAACAGCAGTTTCAGCCGCAACTTTGAAGATGAATTTGCCGGCATAAAAGTTTTGTCCAATGATAATCTGGTGCAAAACGTCACGATCAAACAAGCTTTTCACGGCGTCTATTTACGCTATGCGGATCACAACCGTTTAATCAATATCACTGCAACCGGGCAGGGATTTGGGATTATTGGTGGGCAGGGGAATGGCATTCATGCCCTGTATGCCCATCACAATGAGATCACAAAGAGTCAGTTCACAGGTTTTTGCGACGGCATCTACTTGGATAATGCCGATCATAATGTGATACAGGACAATCTGTTGCAGGAAAACCGCTATGGATTTCACACCATGTATGCCAGTTCCAACAAGATAATTGGCAACAGGTTTGTGCGCAATACAGGGGGCGCAGCTATTATGCATTCCAGAGAGGGAAAGATCAAGGACAATACCTTTATTTTTCACCAGGGTCCCCGTTCCTTCGCTTTGCTGTTGCAAGCCAGCAACCAGCACCAGGTGCATGATAATCGTTTTTATTTCAATCAACGGGCCCTATATGCGGATCACGCCCATGAACACCGGGTGGCAGCCAATTTGTTTGCAGCAAACAAATTGGCGGTGGAACTTTGGGGCTCGTCTGGCTATCTGACTTTTACTCAAAACCGCTTTGTTCAGAACGTGATAACTGCTGTAAAGGTGGGTGGCCATCCGCAGCAAGTTTTTTGGGGTGAAGCTGGTAAAGGAAATTACTGGGGGGTACCGCTTTTGGATCTTGACCAGGACGGGGTGGGGGATATTCCCTTTCAATATCAATCCGCGTTGTCACAGCTAGTAGAACAAAGCGAAATGTTTCATTTATTTATCAATAGCCCTGCGCTTACCTTATATGAACAGATCCAGCGGATACTAGAACGGCAAGAGGTTGTCTTGGAGGATCCCTATCCGCTTATCGGGCGGGGAGGGAGCGCATATGCCCAATGGTGGATGGCTGCCGCAGCCCTGATCCTTAGCGCTGGATGGTATGAGTACCGCTCTAGAAGGAGGACGAGGTAA
- a CDS encoding sensor histidine kinase, producing MNLNRIDIKLGVAMMLFFLVLLLPLGFVINQIFSGFYYTKVQEETSRLSAQYAQLLANNRNEMMIPMIEMMAQFSQARVFIINPEGQVSAVANVPGLNKGDSIMMEKLDALALGQTIQTTYTDPEGTPYYMTGTPIMDQQSFYGGVFVLSSIEGIYQSLRGVRNLLVLAGFGAFFIALGFTMVLSRSLSRPLLQMETAARKIAKGKLETRVEVGTTDEIGSLAMAINDLARDLKRYRDTRREFLANISHELRTPLTYLEGYAKVLKEGLYQSAEARDKYLDIIHKETKRLNQLINDLSELAKMEEGRISLNFQWVDIAEVLESVLSKTSLKAKEKGLLIQVDIEDDLPLLYGDGLRLEQIFLNLVENAIRYTDAGTVSVQAKLVGQKIIRTIVEDTGRGIPEEELPYIFERFYRVEKSRSRQHGGSGLGLAIVKKLVELHGGVIMVSSQPGKGTRFEVDFPVSAKKQDRNEGQK from the coding sequence ATGAACCTCAATCGGATTGATATTAAATTAGGTGTTGCTATGATGCTTTTCTTTCTCGTCCTTTTACTTCCCTTGGGATTTGTTATCAACCAGATTTTTTCTGGTTTTTATTATACCAAAGTCCAAGAGGAAACCAGCCGACTTTCAGCGCAATATGCCCAACTGCTTGCCAATAATCGTAACGAGATGATGATACCGATGATTGAAATGATGGCCCAATTTTCTCAAGCAAGAGTATTTATTATCAATCCTGAAGGACAAGTCAGCGCTGTTGCCAATGTCCCGGGTCTTAATAAGGGCGATTCAATCATGATGGAAAAATTAGATGCTCTTGCCCTTGGACAAACCATCCAAACAACCTATACAGATCCGGAGGGTACACCGTATTATATGACCGGTACCCCGATCATGGATCAACAGTCATTCTATGGAGGGGTTTTTGTCTTATCATCCATAGAAGGGATTTACCAGTCCCTTCGTGGGGTTCGGAATTTGTTAGTCCTTGCAGGTTTTGGTGCTTTTTTTATTGCTTTAGGGTTTACAATGGTGTTATCCAGGTCTTTGTCCCGACCGTTGCTTCAAATGGAAACGGCAGCACGCAAAATTGCCAAAGGGAAATTGGAGACCCGGGTGGAAGTTGGTACAACAGATGAAATAGGTTCACTAGCGATGGCGATTAACGATTTAGCCAGGGATTTAAAACGCTACAGAGATACGAGGAGAGAATTCTTGGCCAATATTTCCCATGAATTGCGGACACCTCTCACCTATTTGGAAGGGTACGCCAAAGTATTAAAAGAAGGGTTGTATCAATCTGCAGAGGCAAGGGATAAATACTTGGATATTATCCACAAAGAGACCAAACGGTTGAACCAATTGATTAATGACTTATCTGAACTGGCTAAAATGGAGGAAGGAAGAATCAGTTTAAATTTCCAATGGGTGGACATTGCGGAAGTGTTGGAAAGTGTCTTATCCAAAACCTCATTAAAAGCCAAAGAGAAAGGATTGCTTATTCAGGTTGATATTGAGGACGATCTTCCCTTATTATATGGTGACGGCTTACGACTGGAACAAATCTTTTTAAACTTAGTGGAGAATGCCATTCGTTATACAGATGCAGGAACTGTGTCTGTTCAAGCCAAGCTTGTTGGTCAGAAAATCATCAGAACGATTGTTGAAGATACAGGCAGAGGGATACCAGAAGAGGAGCTGCCTTATATATTTGAACGGTTTTACCGCGTAGAAAAATCCCGGTCACGTCAGCATGGCGGTTCAGGTCTGGGATTAGCGATTGTAAAGAAGCTGGTCGAATTGCATGGTGGAGTTATTATGGTTTCAAGTCAGCCCGGAAAAGGGACCCGTTTTGAGGTTGATTTTCCAGTGTCGGCAAAAAAGCAAGACAGGAATGAGGGGCAGAAATGA
- a CDS encoding class I SAM-dependent methyltransferase codes for MGKWFSKLYDLVMEPLERLKFRYIRETLIHKAKGNVLEIGSGTGLNFPYYTQAVKVTAIEPDPTMRKKSLKRAEHAQVPIDVILADAQALPFPEHTFDTVVGTLVLCTIPNPEKALNEIRRVCKPGGHVLFFEHVRAEHSLLGRLQDWMTPVWKRVCNGCHLNRETLETVKKAGFTIVHVEKHNNGILLMIEALNENR; via the coding sequence ATGGGAAAGTGGTTTTCTAAGCTTTATGATCTGGTAATGGAACCTTTAGAAAGACTCAAGTTTCGATACATTCGAGAAACGCTTATTCATAAAGCAAAAGGAAATGTGTTAGAAATCGGTTCCGGTACAGGATTGAACTTTCCGTATTACACGCAAGCAGTAAAAGTCACCGCCATTGAACCTGATCCTACCATGAGGAAGAAGTCTTTAAAACGCGCAGAACATGCCCAAGTCCCCATTGACGTCATTTTAGCTGATGCACAAGCACTCCCTTTCCCGGAACATACTTTTGATACAGTTGTAGGTACCTTAGTGCTTTGTACAATACCCAATCCTGAAAAAGCTTTGAATGAAATCCGGAGAGTTTGTAAGCCGGGTGGCCATGTTCTCTTTTTCGAACATGTCCGGGCCGAACACTCGCTATTAGGTCGTTTGCAGGATTGGATGACCCCCGTATGGAAACGAGTTTGTAACGGTTGCCATTTAAATCGCGAGACGCTCGAAACCGTAAAAAAAGCAGGTTTTACAATTGTTCATGTTGAAAAGCACAACAATGGGATCTTGCTCATGATTGAAGCTTTGAATGAAAATAGATGA
- the nosZ gene encoding Sec-dependent nitrous-oxide reductase: protein MKKQLIPVLAGLLAGVLVATLFFAEFTTYGPYSTAGVNSAAEKVYVPLGEHDDYYLIASGGHSGQLYVYGIPSMRRIRTVPVFTPDPATGYGFNQKTKEMLGGYTWGDFHHPALSLTEGEYDGKWLFATDVANNRIAVLDLKTFMVKDMLKVPNTGGPHCSAFVTENTEYIFLPTRFSVPFGHEYASLDDYEKKFKGVMSAVTFDEETQKLELAYQVALPPYSYDVADTGKGISADWAVITTYNTELATTDLEINASQFDRDYLVLFNWRELEKKIEQGEYDLIDGIKVIDPLKHKGGIYLVPAAKSPHGVDVTPDGKYFISSGKLAPLLTVFSFEKAFEAIEKEKFVDEKFGIPVLDYESVMVREVNPENALGPLHTTFDDQGYAYSSMFISSEVIKWNYETGEVVDRVDVHYSPGHLVAAEGDTKSPKGEWLVSLNKMAKDNFLSVGPSHPESMQLIDISGDKMEVVLTVPVDPEPHYAQIISADKINPIHVFEKDEGRPNSVWRQEDARIERKGNEVHVYGIAMRSKYIFDANAKRKDVIEVEEGDRVFIHLTNIDLDQDITHGLGISDYDLTMEIQPGETVTLEFTADKAGTYPLYCTNFCSALHQEMKGYLLVKPKK, encoded by the coding sequence ATGAAAAAACAACTTATTCCTGTGCTGGCAGGTTTGTTGGCTGGCGTTTTGGTGGCGACCTTATTCTTTGCTGAGTTTACCACGTACGGTCCGTATTCAACAGCCGGAGTAAACAGTGCGGCTGAAAAGGTTTACGTCCCTCTTGGTGAACATGATGATTATTATTTGATAGCCTCAGGAGGACATTCGGGACAGCTCTATGTGTATGGAATTCCTTCCATGCGCAGGATTAGGACGGTCCCAGTCTTTACCCCTGATCCAGCCACTGGTTATGGCTTTAACCAGAAAACAAAAGAGATGCTGGGTGGATATACCTGGGGAGACTTTCACCACCCTGCCCTGTCCTTGACCGAGGGGGAATATGATGGTAAATGGCTCTTCGCCACCGATGTGGCTAATAACCGCATTGCTGTACTGGACTTAAAGACATTTATGGTTAAGGATATGTTGAAGGTACCCAATACGGGGGGACCGCACTGTTCCGCCTTTGTGACCGAAAACACGGAATATATTTTCTTGCCCACCCGTTTTTCCGTTCCTTTTGGGCATGAATATGCCTCTTTAGATGATTATGAGAAAAAATTCAAAGGTGTCATGTCTGCTGTCACATTTGACGAAGAGACACAAAAACTGGAGCTGGCTTACCAAGTGGCTTTACCTCCCTATTCTTATGATGTAGCCGATACAGGCAAAGGAATTTCCGCTGATTGGGCGGTCATTACCACATACAATACGGAATTAGCAACGACTGATTTGGAAATTAATGCATCCCAATTTGACAGGGACTATCTGGTGCTCTTTAACTGGAGGGAACTGGAAAAGAAGATTGAGCAAGGTGAGTATGATCTCATTGATGGGATCAAAGTGATTGATCCGCTGAAGCATAAGGGAGGTATCTATTTAGTTCCCGCAGCCAAATCCCCCCATGGTGTGGATGTGACGCCGGATGGAAAATACTTCATCTCTTCCGGAAAATTGGCGCCTTTGTTAACGGTGTTCTCTTTTGAAAAAGCATTTGAGGCCATTGAGAAAGAAAAATTTGTAGATGAAAAGTTTGGTATTCCTGTTCTAGATTATGAGTCGGTGATGGTCCGGGAAGTTAATCCAGAGAATGCGCTGGGTCCTTTGCACACCACTTTTGATGATCAAGGTTATGCTTACAGTTCCATGTTCATTTCTTCTGAAGTGATCAAATGGAATTATGAAACAGGTGAAGTGGTGGACCGCGTGGATGTCCATTACTCTCCGGGACACTTGGTGGCTGCTGAAGGGGATACCAAGTCACCAAAGGGTGAGTGGCTGGTTTCACTGAATAAAATGGCCAAGGACAACTTCTTGTCCGTGGGGCCCTCCCATCCTGAGTCCATGCAGCTGATCGATATTTCCGGAGACAAGATGGAAGTGGTTTTAACCGTGCCGGTTGATCCTGAACCCCACTATGCCCAAATTATCAGTGCAGATAAAATCAACCCGATTCATGTGTTTGAAAAAGATGAAGGCCGGCCTAACTCTGTCTGGCGGCAAGAAGACGCCCGCATTGAACGCAAAGGCAACGAAGTCCATGTCTACGGAATTGCCATGCGTTCCAAGTATATCTTTGATGCTAACGCTAAGCGCAAAGACGTCATTGAGGTCGAAGAAGGGGACAGGGTGTTCATCCATTTGACCAATATTGATCTTGACCAGGATATCACCCACGGACTGGGGATCAGTGATTATGATCTCACCATGGAAATCCAGCCCGGGGAGACGGTGACGCTGGAATTTACCGCTGATAAAGCCGGAACCTACCCGCTGTATTGTACCAACTTCTGTTCTGCTTTGCATCAAGAGATGAAAGGTTACTTGCTGGTTAAGCCGAAAAAGTAG